The following are encoded together in the Actinobacillus lignieresii genome:
- a CDS encoding L-lactate permease, with protein MALFLSIFPIVLLIYLMVKRNALPSYVALPWVAVVVLIIHLLFFATDITIISANISSAIMSVFTPITVIFGAILFNRFSEASGVTNTLRKWLGTINPNPVAQLMIIGWAFAFMIEGASGFGTPAAIAAPILVGLGFNPIKVAILALIMNSVPVSFGAVGTPTWFGFGSLNLAEAQILEIGSMTALIHAFAALVIPVIALSFIVTWKEIRQNIVFVYLSVFACVIPYFFLAQVNYEFPSLVGGAIGMFISIFLANKGVGLAKVENTLDNSSVTAKEVAKALLPTGLLIGFLIVTRIQQLPFKAMMNNTTAWISTQLGSLGQFEISQGLVFSLKNIFGTTVSANYKLLYVPALIPFVITVLICIPLFALSGSKVKDVFAGSFKQTKNPFIALVGALIMVNLMLVGNDGSMVKIIGKSFAAATGEYWTIFASYLGAVGAFFSGSNTVSNLTFGSVQLSTAEITGLSTSLVLALQSVGGAMGNMVCINNIVAVNSVLNIQNQEGAILKKTVLPMFIYGVIAAIVALTIIPIFFNV; from the coding sequence ATGGCGTTATTCCTTAGTATTTTCCCAATCGTTTTACTCATTTATTTAATGGTAAAACGTAACGCATTACCATCCTATGTTGCATTACCGTGGGTTGCGGTAGTCGTACTGATTATCCATCTGCTTTTCTTTGCAACCGATATTACCATTATCAGTGCAAATATCTCATCAGCTATTATGTCGGTATTTACTCCGATTACCGTTATCTTCGGTGCGATTTTATTCAACCGCTTCTCCGAAGCGTCAGGCGTAACCAATACATTACGCAAATGGTTAGGTACGATTAACCCGAATCCGGTGGCACAACTTATGATCATCGGTTGGGCGTTCGCATTTATGATTGAAGGTGCGAGCGGTTTCGGTACGCCGGCGGCAATTGCCGCACCGATTTTAGTCGGTTTAGGCTTTAACCCGATTAAAGTGGCGATCCTTGCATTAATTATGAACTCAGTGCCGGTATCATTCGGTGCGGTAGGTACGCCGACTTGGTTCGGTTTCGGTTCGCTAAACTTAGCGGAAGCGCAAATTCTTGAAATCGGTTCAATGACCGCATTAATTCATGCTTTTGCCGCATTAGTGATTCCAGTAATTGCTCTAAGCTTTATCGTCACTTGGAAAGAAATCCGTCAAAATATCGTATTCGTTTATTTAAGCGTATTTGCTTGCGTTATTCCTTATTTCTTCCTTGCACAAGTAAACTACGAATTCCCGTCGTTAGTCGGCGGCGCAATCGGTATGTTTATTTCGATTTTCCTTGCAAATAAAGGCGTAGGTTTAGCGAAAGTTGAAAATACATTAGATAACTCGTCAGTAACGGCAAAAGAAGTCGCAAAAGCATTACTTCCTACCGGCTTACTAATCGGCTTCTTAATCGTAACGCGTATCCAACAGTTACCGTTTAAAGCGATGATGAACAACACGACCGCTTGGATCAGCACTCAATTAGGTTCATTAGGTCAATTTGAAATCAGCCAAGGTTTAGTATTCAGTTTAAAAAATATCTTCGGTACGACGGTAAGTGCAAACTATAAATTACTTTATGTGCCGGCATTAATCCCGTTTGTAATTACCGTATTAATTTGTATCCCGTTATTTGCGTTAAGCGGTTCAAAAGTAAAAGACGTATTTGCAGGTAGCTTTAAACAAACCAAAAACCCATTTATCGCATTAGTCGGTGCGTTAATCATGGTGAATTTAATGTTAGTCGGTAACGACGGTTCAATGGTGAAAATCATTGGTAAGAGCTTTGCAGCGGCAACCGGCGAATATTGGACAATCTTCGCTTCATACTTAGGTGCGGTAGGTGCGTTCTTCTCCGGTTCTAACACGGTATCTAACTTAACTTTCGGTAGCGTACAGTTATCAACCGCAGAAATTACCGGCTTATCCACTTCATTAGTGCTTGCATTACAATCCGTAGGCGGCGCAATGGGTAACATGGTATGTATTAACAATATCGTAGCGGTAAACTCAGTATTAAATATTCAAAATCAAGAAGGCGCAATCCTTAAGAAAACTGTCTTACCGATGTTTATCTACGGCGTGATTGCGGCAATCGTTGCTTTAACGATTATTCCAATCTTCTTTAACGTGTAA
- a CDS encoding H-NS family nucleoid-associated regulatory protein produces MSDILKTLSNIRNLRALAKDSTLEQMESLLEKVSIVVEEKRELVKAQELEQAKVMEGLKKYKELLAQDGISAEELVALLNNATEHKKREPRAPRPAKYKYVDENGNEKTWTGQGRTPRPIQKALDEGKSLASFAI; encoded by the coding sequence ATGTCAGACATTTTAAAAACGTTATCAAATATCCGTAATCTAAGAGCGCTTGCGAAAGATTCAACCTTAGAACAAATGGAATCTTTACTTGAGAAAGTATCGATTGTCGTTGAAGAAAAGCGTGAATTAGTAAAAGCGCAAGAACTTGAGCAAGCGAAAGTCATGGAAGGACTAAAGAAATATAAGGAGTTATTAGCACAGGACGGAATCTCGGCCGAAGAACTCGTAGCATTATTGAATAATGCCACGGAACACAAGAAACGTGAGCCTCGCGCACCTCGTCCTGCAAAATACAAATATGTTGATGAAAACGGCAATGAAAAAACTTGGACGGGACAAGGACGTACGCCTCGCCCGATTCAAAAAGCATTGGATGAAGGCAAAAGTTTAGCATCGTTTGCTATATAA
- a CDS encoding (Fe-S)-binding protein, giving the protein MNVNFYVTCIADIVKAGVAKNSVLLLEKLGCNVVFLEKQGCCGQPAMNSGYAKQAIPGMKNLIETFEVNDYPIVAPAGSCVYAIKNYAEYLNRFGEPEWAKRAEKIAARLYDLTDFIVNVLKRTDVGASLTGKAVYHPSCSLSRKLGIVDEPLTLLKNVKGLELLPIHNQQTCCGFGGTFSVKMAEISGEMVTEKVVNITEVEPEYLVGADVSCLINIAGRLNREGKNVKVMHIAEVLMQE; this is encoded by the coding sequence ATGAACGTAAATTTCTATGTGACCTGTATTGCCGACATTGTCAAAGCCGGCGTAGCAAAAAACAGCGTACTTTTACTCGAAAAATTGGGTTGTAACGTTGTTTTCTTAGAGAAACAAGGCTGTTGCGGACAACCGGCAATGAACAGCGGCTATGCGAAACAAGCGATTCCAGGTATGAAAAACCTTATCGAAACTTTTGAGGTAAACGACTACCCTATCGTTGCACCGGCAGGTTCATGCGTCTATGCAATCAAAAACTATGCGGAATACTTAAACCGTTTCGGCGAACCGGAATGGGCGAAACGTGCGGAAAAAATTGCCGCACGTCTATACGATTTAACCGATTTTATCGTAAACGTATTAAAAAGAACGGATGTCGGCGCAAGCCTCACCGGTAAAGCGGTTTACCACCCGTCTTGCAGCTTAAGTCGTAAACTTGGCATTGTGGACGAACCTCTCACCCTTTTAAAAAATGTTAAAGGCTTAGAATTACTTCCGATTCACAACCAACAAACCTGTTGCGGTTTCGGCGGCACGTTCTCGGTAAAAATGGCTGAAATCTCAGGTGAAATGGTCACTGAAAAAGTGGTTAATATTACCGAAGTGGAACCTGAATATCTAGTTGGAGCGGATGTTAGTTGCTTAATTAACATTGCCGGTCGTTTAAACCGTGAAGGTAAAAACGTAAAAGTTATGCACATCGCAGAAGTATTAATGCAAGAGTAA
- a CDS encoding substrate-binding domain-containing protein has protein sequence MKKLAICSLAVGISLSSSVIAQDTLGVSLYQYDDNFIRLMHDELIAYTSENPSLSLLMNDAQNSQFMQNNQVQTLVNHKVDVLAVNLVDPNAWATVIGKAKDANLPIILFNKDPGAKAINSYKKVYYVGSNPEEAGKAQAKMIANHWKSSEALDLNHDGKMQYALLKGEVGHPDAEKRTKAVIEELKIQGIKTEQLALESAVWNKEIAKTKVNAWLSTPQNNIEVIISNNDSMAIGALEVVTEKNKALPIYGVDATPEALNLIRKGKLAGTVTNDWRSQSRAIIDFSRLLAKGELPENSQWKLENRVLRIPAMSIDRSNISDF, from the coding sequence ATGAAAAAATTAGCAATATGTTCATTAGCCGTCGGGATAAGTTTGTCTTCTTCCGTTATCGCTCAAGATACGCTGGGTGTGAGCTTATATCAGTACGACGATAATTTTATTCGATTAATGCATGATGAATTAATCGCATATACGTCAGAAAATCCTTCTCTTTCTCTATTAATGAATGATGCGCAAAATTCGCAATTTATGCAAAATAACCAAGTACAAACTTTAGTTAATCATAAAGTAGATGTGCTTGCGGTAAATTTAGTTGATCCGAATGCATGGGCAACAGTGATCGGTAAGGCTAAAGATGCGAACTTACCGATTATCTTGTTCAATAAAGATCCGGGCGCGAAAGCAATCAATAGTTATAAAAAGGTTTATTATGTCGGGTCTAATCCGGAAGAAGCAGGAAAAGCACAGGCTAAGATGATTGCCAATCATTGGAAAAGCAGTGAAGCGTTAGATTTAAATCACGACGGAAAAATGCAATATGCGTTATTAAAAGGGGAAGTAGGGCATCCGGATGCGGAAAAACGTACCAAAGCCGTAATTGAAGAATTAAAAATACAGGGTATTAAGACGGAACAATTGGCATTAGAATCCGCCGTATGGAATAAAGAAATTGCGAAAACTAAAGTAAACGCTTGGTTATCGACACCGCAAAATAATATTGAAGTGATTATTTCTAATAACGATAGTATGGCGATAGGTGCGTTAGAGGTGGTAACCGAAAAAAATAAAGCATTGCCTATTTACGGTGTGGATGCGACCCCGGAAGCACTTAATTTAATCAGAAAAGGAAAATTAGCCGGTACGGTCACCAACGATTGGCGTTCTCAAAGTAGAGCGATTATTGATTTTTCTCGCTTACTTGCAAAAGGGGAATTACCGGAAAATAGCCAATGGAAACTTGAGAACAGAGTGTTGCGGATTCCGGCAATGTCTATCGATAGAAGCAATATTAGCGATTTTTAA
- a CDS encoding Na+/H+ antiporter NhaC family protein, with product MNLIDYSSSLLSIIPASLALLLAMVTRRVLLSLSVGILVGAFMLSATFADGFVYLKNIAIGLVYADGEYSFGKVQILIFLLLLGVFTSLLTYSGSNQAFANWAKKHIKGRRGAKLLTACLVFVTFIDDYFHSLAVGAIARPVTDKFKVSRAKLAYILDSTAAPMCVLMPVSSWGASIIATIGGLLATYNITEYTAISAFASMSLMNYYALFALIMVFIVAYFSFDIGSMSRFERKALASETHTNEDADVESKGRVYALIVPILVLIVTTVTSMIYTGAQALEAFSLLGAFENTNVNLSLVIGGSAGVLAVMLCTLGLIKAEDYPKAIWVGCRSMFGAILILTLAWLISSVVKDMHTGDYLSTLVAGNINPAFLPAILFVLATVMAFATGTSWGTFGIMLPIAAAMAINVDASLLIPCMSAVMAGAVCGDHCSPISDTTILSSTGAQCNHIDHVTSQLPYALLVAVASIIGYLVLGFTGSAVSGFITTAVVMMVLIFIFRSKKMTA from the coding sequence ATGAATTTAATTGATTATTCAAGTTCGTTGCTGTCGATTATACCGGCATCGCTTGCTTTACTATTGGCTATGGTTACTCGACGAGTACTGCTGTCTTTAAGTGTCGGTATCTTAGTCGGTGCCTTTATGCTTTCGGCAACATTTGCGGACGGTTTCGTTTATTTAAAAAATATTGCTATCGGTTTGGTTTATGCTGACGGCGAATATTCGTTCGGAAAAGTACAGATCTTAATTTTCTTACTTTTATTAGGCGTATTTACCTCTTTATTAACGTATTCGGGCAGTAATCAGGCTTTTGCCAATTGGGCGAAGAAACATATTAAAGGGCGCCGCGGTGCGAAATTATTAACTGCCTGTTTAGTTTTCGTGACGTTTATCGACGACTATTTCCATAGTCTGGCTGTTGGGGCGATTGCTCGACCGGTAACGGATAAATTTAAAGTTTCGCGTGCAAAATTAGCTTATATTCTTGATTCGACCGCCGCACCGATGTGCGTGCTTATGCCGGTTTCCAGCTGGGGAGCTTCAATTATCGCAACAATCGGCGGTTTATTGGCGACTTATAATATTACCGAATATACGGCGATCAGCGCATTTGCTTCAATGAGTTTGATGAACTACTATGCGTTATTTGCCTTAATTATGGTGTTTATCGTAGCTTATTTCTCATTTGATATCGGTTCGATGAGTCGTTTTGAAAGAAAAGCGTTGGCTTCGGAAACACATACGAATGAAGATGCGGATGTCGAATCCAAAGGTCGAGTATATGCTTTAATCGTACCGATTCTTGTGTTGATTGTAACCACCGTTACTTCGATGATTTATACCGGAGCGCAGGCATTGGAAGCCTTTAGCTTATTGGGTGCGTTTGAAAATACCAATGTCAATCTCTCTTTAGTTATCGGCGGATCGGCGGGGGTATTGGCAGTAATGCTTTGTACGCTCGGTTTAATTAAAGCGGAAGATTATCCGAAAGCGATTTGGGTAGGTTGCAGATCTATGTTCGGTGCGATTTTAATTTTAACGCTTGCTTGGTTAATCAGTAGTGTCGTAAAAGATATGCATACCGGTGATTATTTATCTACGCTTGTTGCCGGCAATATTAATCCGGCTTTTTTACCTGCTATTTTATTTGTGCTTGCGACCGTTATGGCATTTGCAACCGGTACAAGCTGGGGGACATTTGGGATTATGTTACCGATTGCCGCGGCAATGGCGATTAATGTGGATGCAAGCCTTTTAATTCCGTGTATGTCTGCGGTTATGGCAGGGGCGGTATGTGGCGATCACTGTTCTCCGATTTCTGATACGACGATCCTATCTTCAACCGGCGCACAATGTAACCATATCGATCACGTAACTTCACAGTTACCTTATGCGTTACTTGTTGCGGTTGCTTCCATTATCGGATATTTAGTGCTTGGCTTTACCGGATCCGCCGTATCCGGATTTATTACCACGGCTGTTGTGATGATGGTATTGATTTTTATCTTTAGATCTAAAAAAATGACGGCTTAA
- a CDS encoding LutB/LldF family L-lactate oxidation iron-sulfur protein, translating into MSHLQTSTLPFKQRVEQQVHNDIMRKAVVKAQETIGANRQKMVDELGNWEEWRDLSKQFRNHVLANLDAYLYQLSEKVTQNGGHVFFAETAEEATAYIRKVALEKKAKTIVKSKSMVTEEIGLNHVLEAEGMKVVETDLGEYLLQIVGDKPSHIVVPAIHKDRHRIRKELHEVLGYEGTEQPEEMNAFVRKTLRKDFLAADIGISGCNFAVPETGSVCLVTNEGNLRLATTLPKTHIAVMGMERIAPTFKEVDALITMLCRSAVGAKLTAYNTWLTGPRLEGETDGPEDFHLVIVDNGRSKILESEFSEVLRCIRCGACLNTCPAYRQIGGHGYGSIYPGPIGSVISPLLGGYEEFKELPYACSLCTACNSVCPVKIPLAQLILKHREKIAEAGLTPFSERLSIKGFTFANSNPSVWNMGVKVGAKIAGKFIKNGKAPIQVGALAEWTKARDLPAADGESFREWFKNRK; encoded by the coding sequence ATGTCACATTTACAAACCAGTACCCTACCCTTTAAGCAACGTGTAGAACAGCAAGTTCATAACGACATCATGCGCAAGGCGGTGGTAAAAGCACAAGAAACCATCGGCGCAAACCGTCAAAAAATGGTGGATGAACTTGGAAATTGGGAAGAATGGCGTGATCTTTCAAAACAATTCCGTAACCACGTTTTAGCAAATTTAGACGCTTATTTATACCAATTAAGCGAAAAAGTGACTCAAAACGGCGGCCACGTCTTTTTTGCAGAAACCGCTGAAGAAGCGACCGCTTATATCCGTAAAGTTGCGCTTGAGAAAAAAGCAAAGACCATCGTTAAATCCAAATCAATGGTAACCGAAGAGATCGGCTTGAACCACGTATTGGAAGCGGAAGGCATGAAAGTGGTGGAAACCGACCTTGGCGAATACTTGCTTCAAATCGTGGGCGATAAACCTTCTCACATCGTGGTACCGGCGATCCACAAAGATCGTCATCGTATCCGCAAAGAATTACACGAGGTATTAGGTTATGAGGGAACCGAGCAACCGGAAGAAATGAACGCTTTCGTACGTAAAACGCTACGCAAAGACTTCTTAGCCGCCGATATCGGTATTTCAGGTTGTAACTTCGCCGTGCCGGAAACCGGTTCCGTTTGCTTAGTAACCAATGAAGGTAACCTTCGTTTAGCCACAACCCTACCGAAAACACATATTGCGGTAATGGGGATGGAACGTATTGCTCCGACTTTCAAAGAAGTGGACGCACTGATTACTATGTTATGTCGTAGTGCGGTAGGTGCAAAATTAACCGCTTATAACACTTGGCTGACAGGTCCTCGTCTTGAAGGCGAAACCGACGGTCCGGAAGATTTCCATCTTGTGATTGTCGATAACGGTCGTTCAAAAATTTTAGAAAGCGAATTCTCGGAAGTTTTACGTTGTATTCGCTGCGGTGCTTGTTTAAACACTTGCCCTGCTTATCGTCAAATCGGCGGTCACGGCTACGGCTCCATCTATCCGGGTCCGATTGGCTCGGTTATTTCGCCGTTACTTGGCGGTTATGAGGAATTTAAAGAATTACCGTATGCTTGTTCGCTATGTACCGCATGTAATAGCGTTTGCCCTGTAAAAATTCCTCTAGCGCAATTGATCCTTAAACACCGTGAAAAAATTGCCGAAGCCGGTTTAACGCCGTTCTCGGAACGTCTTTCAATTAAAGGTTTCACCTTTGCCAACTCAAATCCGTCCGTATGGAATATGGGAGTTAAAGTGGGTGCGAAGATCGCCGGTAAATTCATTAAGAACGGTAAAGCGCCGATTCAAGTCGGTGCCTTAGCCGAATGGACAAAAGCGCGTGACTTACCGGCAGCGGACGGCGAAAGCTTCCGTGAATGGTTTAAAAATCGTAAATAA
- a CDS encoding LutC/YkgG family protein encodes MDLQNRENFLNKLAQRMGRERKLVPDQMEAPVNNHPTTRLTHLSQQELCNEFMNFAKVLLVDVVETKEADVAQAVLEVCEKYGGGNIVLNNDARLETLGITDAVKAKFDSYIWDFTNREENISRSEQANIGIVYGEYGLAESGGIVLFASKDNGRSTSLLPTTSIVIVRKSTVLPRVAQLAQILHEKAQAGERMPSCVNIISGPSATADIELIKVVGVHGPVSKIYVVIDDL; translated from the coding sequence ATGGACTTACAGAATCGTGAAAACTTTTTAAATAAACTGGCGCAACGTATGGGCAGAGAACGTAAATTAGTCCCTGACCAAATGGAAGCACCGGTAAATAATCATCCGACAACCCGCTTAACCCATCTTTCTCAGCAAGAACTTTGCAACGAATTTATGAATTTCGCAAAAGTGTTATTGGTTGATGTGGTTGAAACCAAAGAAGCTGACGTAGCACAAGCCGTATTAGAAGTTTGTGAAAAATACGGCGGTGGAAATATCGTATTAAATAACGATGCTCGCCTTGAAACTTTAGGCATTACCGATGCGGTAAAAGCGAAATTCGACAGCTATATCTGGGATTTTACCAATCGTGAAGAAAATATTTCTCGTTCGGAACAAGCAAATATCGGCATCGTCTATGGCGAATACGGTTTAGCCGAATCGGGCGGTATCGTGTTATTCGCCTCTAAAGATAACGGTCGTTCAACCAGCTTACTACCGACAACATCTATCGTCATCGTACGTAAAAGTACCGTATTACCTCGCGTAGCACAGCTTGCGCAAATTCTGCATGAGAAAGCTCAAGCCGGCGAACGTATGCCGTCTTGCGTAAATATCATTTCAGGTCCGAGTGCAACCGCCGATATTGAATTAATCAAAGTGGTCGGCGTACACGGTCCGGTATCTAAAATCTATGTTGTGATTGACGATCTATAA